In Reichenbachiella agarivorans, one genomic interval encodes:
- a CDS encoding murein hydrolase activator EnvC family protein, translated as MSSRTFNWCLVGLLLLVSTQSFSQKSKAQLEKEKQENLKKISETEKILKETASEKTSSLGQLKAINHQIDVSEDLIKGINKEISMLNGEIGDLTIVTKAMESDLAQLKEEYADMIYNAYKANHGYSQITFLFSAKTFNQLFLRLKYLEQYSNARKRQVAQIEKVRDALNGQKSSLLRKKEEQNKLLNSKIKENKNLNTLKGKQNNLIQDLSKKEKELKRELTERKKSIEQLDKVIADIIKKEIEKSNAGKAANTIALTAEGAVVSASFEENKNKLPWPVTSGFVSEKFGKHPHPVLKNIIVENQGVDIQTQKDASVNAVFTGTVATTAFVPGMNSVVIIQHGDYYTLYAKLKTVNVKKGQVVNAKQNIGTVFTNKDGISELQFQVWKNNVKLDPEKWLQIK; from the coding sequence ATGAGCTCAAGAACATTTAATTGGTGTCTTGTCGGCCTATTGCTACTGGTTTCTACACAGAGCTTCTCTCAGAAAAGCAAAGCACAGCTAGAGAAAGAGAAGCAGGAGAACCTCAAAAAAATCAGTGAAACTGAAAAAATCCTGAAAGAAACCGCTTCGGAAAAGACCTCTTCGCTAGGTCAGCTGAAAGCGATCAATCACCAAATTGACGTGAGTGAAGATTTGATCAAAGGGATCAACAAAGAAATCTCCATGCTCAATGGAGAAATCGGTGATCTCACCATAGTGACCAAGGCCATGGAATCCGATCTGGCACAGCTCAAAGAGGAATATGCTGACATGATCTACAACGCCTACAAAGCCAACCATGGTTATAGCCAGATTACATTTTTGTTCTCCGCCAAAACATTCAATCAGCTCTTCTTGAGATTGAAGTACCTAGAACAGTACTCCAATGCACGAAAAAGACAAGTCGCCCAAATCGAAAAAGTCCGTGATGCGCTCAACGGACAAAAATCTAGTTTGCTGCGTAAAAAGGAAGAACAGAACAAACTGTTGAACTCCAAGATCAAGGAAAACAAAAACCTCAATACCCTAAAAGGCAAACAAAACAACCTGATTCAAGATCTAAGCAAAAAGGAAAAAGAGTTAAAAAGAGAACTAACAGAGCGCAAAAAATCCATTGAGCAATTGGACAAGGTCATTGCTGACATCATCAAAAAGGAAATCGAAAAATCCAATGCTGGCAAAGCTGCCAACACGATCGCACTGACCGCAGAGGGTGCTGTGGTGTCGGCCTCTTTCGAGGAAAATAAGAACAAACTACCTTGGCCAGTCACTTCAGGATTCGTATCCGAAAAATTCGGAAAGCACCCACACCCTGTCTTGAAAAATATCATCGTAGAAAATCAAGGTGTGGACATCCAAACACAAAAAGACGCCAGTGTCAATGCCGTATTCACTGGTACAGTGGCTACCACAGCTTTTGTCCCTGGTATGAATAGCGTAGTTATCATCCAGCATGGTGACTACTATACACTCTATGCCAAATTGAAAACAGTCAACGTCAAAAAAGGACAGGTCGTCAACGCCAAACAAAATATCGGTACGGTGTTTACCAACAAAGACGGTATCTCAGAGTTGCAATTCCAAGTGTGGAAAAACAATGTGAAGCTCGATCCAGAGAAGTGGTTGCAGATTAAGTAA
- the gpmI gene encoding 2,3-bisphosphoglycerate-independent phosphoglycerate mutase → MNKKVILMILDGWGIGTNPEVSAINSAKTPFIDSMYSKYANSRLEASGLAVGLPEGQMGNSEVGHMNIGAGRVVYQDLVRLNKAAEDGSLAQNETLLEAFDYAKKNNKAVHFIGLVSDGGIHAHINHIKALCDGAAAQKLTNVFVHAFTDGRDTDPKSGKAYLTDLQNHLNKTTGQIASVTGRYYAMDRDKRWERVKLAYDAMVNGVGEKTTDVLATMDASYAKDVTDEFIMPIVKTDDAGNPVGVIKEDDVVICFNFRTDRGRQITEALTQKDFPEVGMKKLKLKYYTLTNYDNTFEGVTVMYDKDNLQNTLGEVLSKAGKKQIRIAETEKYPHVTFFFSGGREQPFEGESRLLCPSPKVATYDLQPEMSAGDIRDKINVELKKQEADFVCLNFANPDMVGHTGVFEAAVKACETVDACAQSVVETAVDNGYSVIIIADHGNSDIMVNPDGSPNTAHTTNLVPCIFVDKDIKAPVKDGKLGDLAPTILTMIGVDIPKEMSGDVLI, encoded by the coding sequence ATGAACAAGAAGGTAATATTAATGATATTGGACGGCTGGGGAATAGGTACAAATCCCGAGGTGTCAGCGATCAACAGTGCGAAAACGCCATTTATCGATTCCATGTACAGCAAATATGCCAATAGCCGATTGGAGGCTTCTGGTTTAGCAGTGGGACTGCCCGAAGGTCAAATGGGCAACTCTGAGGTAGGCCACATGAACATCGGTGCTGGACGTGTCGTCTATCAAGATTTGGTCAGACTCAACAAAGCTGCAGAAGATGGCTCATTGGCACAAAACGAAACATTGTTGGAGGCATTTGATTACGCCAAGAAAAATAACAAAGCGGTACATTTTATCGGACTGGTATCAGATGGTGGGATTCACGCCCATATCAACCACATCAAAGCACTCTGTGACGGAGCAGCGGCACAAAAGTTGACCAATGTATTTGTTCATGCCTTCACTGATGGCAGAGATACCGACCCCAAGAGTGGCAAAGCATACCTCACTGATCTACAAAACCACCTAAACAAAACCACTGGCCAGATTGCCTCAGTAACAGGTCGATACTATGCGATGGACAGAGACAAACGTTGGGAACGTGTAAAGTTAGCCTATGATGCCATGGTCAATGGTGTGGGAGAGAAAACTACCGACGTACTCGCAACCATGGATGCGTCTTATGCCAAAGATGTGACCGATGAGTTCATCATGCCTATTGTCAAAACTGATGATGCTGGCAACCCTGTAGGTGTCATCAAAGAAGACGATGTGGTCATCTGCTTCAACTTCCGTACAGACCGAGGACGTCAGATTACGGAGGCCTTGACCCAGAAAGATTTCCCAGAAGTGGGAATGAAAAAACTGAAATTAAAATACTATACATTGACCAACTACGACAACACCTTTGAAGGTGTGACGGTCATGTATGACAAAGACAACCTCCAAAACACCTTGGGCGAAGTATTGTCCAAAGCTGGCAAAAAACAAATCAGAATCGCTGAGACTGAAAAGTATCCTCACGTGACCTTCTTCTTTTCAGGAGGTAGAGAGCAACCATTCGAAGGAGAAAGCAGACTCCTGTGTCCTTCGCCAAAAGTGGCTACCTACGATCTACAACCAGAAATGAGCGCTGGGGACATCCGAGACAAAATCAACGTAGAGTTGAAAAAGCAAGAGGCAGATTTCGTTTGTCTCAACTTTGCCAACCCAGATATGGTAGGTCACACTGGCGTGTTTGAGGCAGCTGTCAAAGCCTGCGAAACTGTAGATGCATGTGCTCAATCTGTAGTAGAGACTGCTGTTGACAATGGCTACTCTGTCATTATCATTGCTGACCATGGCAACTCAGACATCATGGTCAACCCTGACGGTTCACCCAACACAGCTCATACGACCAATTTGGTTCCTTGCATCTTTGTAGACAAAGACATCAAAGCTCCTGTAAAAGATGGCAAACTGGGTGATTTGGCTCCCACTATCTTGACCATGATAGGTGTAGATATCCCGAAAGAGATGTCTGGTGATGTGTTGATCTAA
- a CDS encoding MATE family efflux transporter — MTQFSSKINKAYKYFLQALKGEETEFTSGSINKAIFLLSVPMVLEMVMESLFAVVDVYYVGKVSVDAVATVGLTESVMMIVYSVAIGLSMAATAVVSRRVGEKQYKRAGNAAFQAILIATIFSVIISVFGIIYAEDILRLMGGSEQLIANGFGYTKVMLGGNLCIMLLFLINAIYRGAGDASMAMRSLWIANGLNLILDPLFIFGFGPVPAMGVEGAAIATTIGRSMGVFYQVVGLLGGKRIITIGIENLKFKWKTIRNIFKIALGGMGQFLIESASWLFLVRIISEFGSSALAGYTIAFRIIVFTILPSWGMANAAATLVGQNLGANKPERAEQSVWITAHINTGFLFAVSILFFIMAPEFVGIFSMDAEVIDYGSLALRIICLGYITFAYGMVISQGFNGAGDTKTPTILNIIFFWCVQIPLAYTLAFVLDMGFMGAIISVAVSFALHASACVFWFRKGRWKLVKV; from the coding sequence ATGACACAATTTTCTAGTAAAATCAATAAAGCATATAAATACTTCCTTCAGGCATTGAAGGGAGAAGAGACAGAGTTTACCTCTGGCAGTATAAACAAGGCCATTTTTCTACTGTCAGTGCCGATGGTATTGGAGATGGTGATGGAGTCACTTTTTGCTGTCGTGGATGTGTACTATGTAGGCAAGGTCAGTGTAGATGCCGTAGCAACTGTTGGACTAACTGAGTCCGTGATGATGATTGTGTATTCGGTAGCGATTGGACTGAGTATGGCAGCCACGGCTGTAGTTTCTCGTCGAGTCGGTGAGAAGCAATACAAGAGAGCTGGCAATGCGGCCTTTCAAGCCATACTCATTGCCACTATTTTCTCCGTGATAATTTCAGTTTTTGGGATCATCTATGCGGAAGATATCCTCAGACTGATGGGAGGTTCTGAGCAATTGATTGCCAATGGGTTTGGATACACCAAAGTCATGTTGGGAGGAAACCTGTGTATTATGCTCTTGTTTTTGATCAATGCGATCTACAGAGGAGCGGGTGATGCATCCATGGCGATGAGGTCGCTTTGGATTGCCAATGGACTCAACTTGATCTTGGATCCGCTGTTTATTTTTGGTTTTGGACCAGTTCCTGCAATGGGAGTAGAGGGAGCAGCAATCGCAACTACAATTGGCCGATCTATGGGCGTATTTTACCAAGTAGTGGGTCTGTTGGGAGGAAAAAGAATCATCACAATAGGCATAGAAAACCTCAAGTTTAAATGGAAGACTATCAGAAACATCTTTAAGATCGCTCTTGGAGGGATGGGGCAGTTTTTGATAGAATCAGCGAGTTGGTTGTTTTTGGTCAGGATTATTTCAGAGTTTGGTTCTTCTGCCTTGGCAGGTTATACAATTGCTTTCAGGATCATTGTTTTCACCATTTTGCCTTCGTGGGGGATGGCCAATGCAGCGGCTACCTTGGTAGGTCAAAATCTGGGAGCCAATAAACCTGAGCGTGCAGAGCAATCCGTGTGGATCACTGCCCATATCAATACGGGGTTCTTGTTTGCAGTTTCTATTCTGTTTTTCATCATGGCACCCGAGTTTGTAGGGATTTTCTCTATGGACGCAGAGGTGATTGACTATGGTTCTTTGGCCTTGCGCATCATCTGTTTGGGCTATATCACTTTTGCATATGGTATGGTGATCAGTCAGGGATTCAATGGTGCTGGTGATACCAAGACTCCTACCATTTTGAACATTATTTTTTTCTGGTGTGTTCAGATTCCATTGGCTTACACTTTAGCTTTCGTGTTGGATATGGGATTTATGGGGGCTATTATCTCTGTGGCCGTTTCGTTTGCCTTGCATGCGAGTGCATGTGTTTTTTGGTTCAGAAAGGGGAGATGGAAATTGGTTAAGGTTTGA
- a CDS encoding M3 family metallopeptidase gives MSEMNPLLLPFEGPFEVAPFSKIKLVHYKPAIEQLIQESLLEIDALVNNPEPATFENTVVALDRSGKQLNQAAEVFFNLNSAETSDEMQTIAAELSPILTDYGNQIMQNEGLFARVKFVYEHAGQFSLDKEDKMLLEKSYKGFIRSGANLNTDEKKKYSEISKELAQLQLKFGENVLAETNSYELIIDDEKDLAGLPEGAIDAAALAAEEKGYKGKWLFTLQAPSYLPFMEYADSSELRQKMFMAYMSKAFKGDALDNQENVKKIVKLRHDKVKLLGYDSYADYVLEERMAESADKVISFLNDLLEKALPKAKQEVEEVKAYAKKLGLEGELNRWDWAYYSQKLKNEKFQINDEMLRPYFKLDQAVQGIFDVAKKLYGLTFKRNESIPVYHKDVKAYEVIDEKGKHIAVFFEDYFPRPGKRGGAWMTSYKSQYKDGQDHRPIVSIVCNFTPATEKKPSLLTFNEVETLFHEFGHALHGMLADSKYESLSGTSVYWDFVELPSQILENWVQEKECLDLFAKHYETGEAIPEEYIQKIKDSSNFNEGYQTMRQLSFALMDMAWHSLTSDELTIDSVADFERKAMSRTELFDRVNGICMSTQFSHIFQGGYAAGYYSYKWAEVLDADAFSVFKEKGIFNKEVATSFKENILSRGGSEHPMELYKRFRGHEPTVDALLERSGLR, from the coding sequence ATGTCTGAGATGAACCCTTTGTTGTTGCCTTTCGAAGGCCCATTTGAAGTTGCCCCTTTTTCCAAAATCAAATTAGTACACTACAAACCAGCTATCGAGCAGCTGATCCAAGAATCACTGTTGGAAATAGATGCTTTGGTCAACAATCCTGAACCCGCTACTTTCGAAAACACCGTGGTGGCATTGGATAGAAGTGGCAAGCAACTCAATCAAGCAGCTGAGGTGTTTTTCAATCTCAACTCTGCAGAGACCTCTGATGAGATGCAGACCATCGCGGCAGAACTGTCTCCAATCTTGACAGATTATGGCAACCAAATCATGCAAAATGAAGGCTTGTTTGCCAGAGTGAAATTTGTCTATGAACATGCTGGTCAGTTTAGCCTAGACAAGGAGGATAAAATGCTGCTAGAAAAGTCCTACAAAGGATTTATCAGAAGTGGCGCCAACCTGAATACTGATGAGAAAAAGAAATACAGCGAAATCTCCAAGGAATTGGCGCAGCTCCAACTCAAGTTTGGAGAGAACGTACTGGCAGAAACCAATAGTTATGAACTGATCATAGATGATGAAAAGGACTTGGCGGGGTTGCCAGAAGGAGCGATAGATGCTGCAGCACTTGCTGCAGAAGAAAAGGGCTACAAAGGCAAGTGGTTGTTTACCCTACAGGCTCCAAGTTATTTGCCTTTCATGGAGTATGCAGATAGCAGTGAACTACGACAAAAAATGTTCATGGCCTATATGTCAAAGGCATTCAAAGGTGATGCCCTCGACAATCAGGAGAATGTGAAGAAAATAGTCAAGCTCCGACACGACAAAGTGAAATTGCTAGGTTATGATTCCTATGCGGATTATGTATTGGAAGAGAGAATGGCTGAATCAGCCGACAAGGTGATTTCATTCCTCAATGATCTGCTAGAAAAGGCCCTGCCCAAAGCGAAACAAGAAGTAGAGGAGGTAAAGGCATACGCCAAAAAGTTGGGATTGGAAGGAGAACTCAACAGGTGGGATTGGGCTTATTACTCTCAGAAATTGAAAAACGAGAAGTTTCAAATCAACGATGAGATGCTGCGTCCCTACTTCAAGTTGGATCAGGCTGTCCAAGGAATTTTTGATGTGGCGAAGAAACTGTACGGCTTGACTTTCAAGCGAAATGAAAGCATACCAGTCTATCACAAGGACGTGAAAGCTTACGAGGTGATCGACGAAAAGGGCAAACATATTGCGGTATTCTTTGAGGATTATTTCCCTCGGCCTGGCAAAAGAGGTGGGGCTTGGATGACGTCCTACAAGAGTCAATACAAAGACGGACAAGATCATCGACCCATTGTTTCAATAGTTTGTAATTTTACACCTGCTACAGAGAAGAAACCATCATTGCTGACGTTCAACGAAGTGGAAACTTTGTTCCACGAGTTTGGACATGCACTTCATGGTATGTTGGCAGATAGCAAGTATGAGTCTTTGAGTGGCACGAGTGTTTATTGGGATTTTGTAGAGTTGCCATCGCAGATTTTGGAGAATTGGGTGCAAGAGAAGGAGTGTCTCGATTTATTTGCAAAACACTACGAGACAGGAGAAGCCATCCCCGAGGAATACATTCAGAAAATCAAAGATTCGTCCAATTTTAACGAAGGGTATCAAACCATGAGACAGCTCAGTTTTGCGTTGATGGACATGGCATGGCATTCTTTGACTTCAGACGAATTGACTATTGACAGTGTTGCCGATTTTGAGAGAAAGGCAATGTCCAGAACGGAGCTTTTTGACAGGGTGAATGGGATTTGTATGAGCACACAGTTCAGTCATATTTTTCAAGGAGGCTATGCCGCAGGTTATTATAGTTATAAGTGGGCAGAGGTCTTGGATGCAGACGCCTTCTCAGTATTCAAGGAAAAAGGCATCTTCAACAAAGAAGTGGCGACTTCATTCAAAGAAAATATCTTGTCTCGTGGAGGCAGTGAACACCCGATGGAGCTGTACAAGCGATTCAGAGGACATGAACCGACTGTGGATGCTTTGTTAGAACGAAGTGGCTTGAGATAA
- a CDS encoding outer membrane protein, with protein sequence MKKLLTLAVILFAANTMYAQQGSMYAGGALGFQEDYWKIAPEAGYWLADNIQLGVVLFLEGDNRGATEQTTVAPHVYGRYWVPISEKFSVYAGANFRVNTVSQDPGDSHTTVDLFVDAGIAYSLAPRWGMVGRLAGVGIYDSHFVLDVNMSPQSIFNVGIYYTFKE encoded by the coding sequence ATGAAAAAACTATTAACACTTGCAGTTATCCTTTTTGCTGCAAACACAATGTATGCTCAACAGGGGAGCATGTATGCTGGTGGTGCATTAGGTTTCCAAGAAGACTATTGGAAAATTGCTCCTGAAGCAGGCTATTGGTTGGCGGACAATATTCAATTAGGCGTGGTGCTCTTTTTAGAAGGAGACAACAGAGGTGCAACAGAGCAAACCACTGTGGCTCCTCATGTATACGGCAGATATTGGGTTCCTATCTCTGAAAAATTCTCGGTGTATGCTGGCGCCAATTTCAGAGTCAATACTGTTTCTCAAGATCCAGGAGATTCTCACACGACGGTAGACCTTTTTGTTGATGCTGGTATAGCATATTCATTGGCTCCACGTTGGGGTATGGTCGGTCGATTGGCTGGTGTAGGTATCTATGACAGCCATTTTGTACTTGACGTGAACATGTCGCCACAATCAATTTTCAACGTAGGTATTTACTACACATTCAAAGAATAA
- the queG gene encoding tRNA epoxyqueuosine(34) reductase QueG, producing MILDTQKLTQRIKQLALHEGFMSCGVSKAGFLEEEAPKLEKWLNQGMHGEMAYMANHFDKRLDPTKLVEGAKSVISLTYNYYPDQNFAEESNYKIAKYAYGKDYHYIIKPKLKTILNTLIEEVGDIEARVFVDSAPVHERAWAAKSGLGWVGKNSLLINPKTGSFYFLAEIIVDIELDYDGPMRDYCGTCSKCMDACPTDAIPEPYVVDGSKCISYLTIELKDQIPSEFQGKMENWIFGCDICQDVCPWNRFSKPHQEVNFHANEMLQGMKKNEWEDLTEELFQEVFKGSAVKRTKFLGLKRNVNFAK from the coding sequence TTGATTTTGGATACACAAAAACTCACACAGCGAATCAAACAACTCGCTCTTCATGAGGGGTTTATGTCCTGTGGGGTTTCCAAAGCAGGATTTTTAGAAGAGGAAGCTCCCAAATTAGAAAAATGGCTAAACCAAGGCATGCATGGTGAAATGGCCTATATGGCGAATCATTTTGACAAGCGATTGGATCCGACCAAACTGGTGGAAGGAGCCAAGTCTGTGATCTCACTCACCTACAATTACTATCCCGACCAAAACTTTGCAGAGGAGAGCAACTACAAAATTGCCAAATACGCTTATGGCAAAGACTATCATTACATCATCAAGCCTAAACTCAAAACCATCCTCAATACCCTCATAGAAGAAGTAGGAGATATCGAAGCAAGAGTTTTCGTGGATTCAGCACCTGTGCACGAGCGTGCCTGGGCTGCCAAGTCTGGATTGGGTTGGGTGGGCAAGAATTCATTGCTGATCAATCCTAAGACAGGTTCTTTTTATTTCCTGGCTGAGATCATCGTAGATATCGAGCTGGATTATGATGGTCCTATGCGAGATTACTGCGGCACGTGTTCCAAATGCATGGATGCTTGTCCAACGGATGCCATTCCTGAACCCTATGTAGTCGATGGTAGTAAGTGCATTTCTTATCTCACGATAGAGTTGAAAGATCAGATCCCGTCTGAGTTTCAAGGAAAGATGGAAAACTGGATATTTGGTTGTGATATCTGTCAAGACGTGTGTCCATGGAATCGTTTTTCAAAACCACACCAAGAGGTTAATTTTCATGCCAATGAAATGCTACAAGGGATGAAAAAAAATGAATGGGAAGACCTGACAGAGGAGCTGTTTCAGGAGGTATTCAAGGGTTCTGCGGTGAAGAGAACCAAGTTTTTGGGATTGAAGCGAAATGTGAACTTTGCAAAATGA
- the ruvB gene encoding Holliday junction branch migration DNA helicase RuvB, whose product MREDYLNPEDENMVPEEVEFEKALRPLSFDDFAGQQKVVDNIKVFVLAAKRREEPLDHVLLHGPPGLGKTTLSHIISNELGASIKITSGPVLDKPGDLAGLLTNLESGDVLFIDEIHRLNAVVEEYLYSAMEDYKIDIMLDSGPNARSVQIGLNPFTLIGATTRSGLLTSPLRARFGINARLEYYDSDLLANIVKRSSAILNTPIDDNAALELARRSRGTPRIANNLLRRTRDFAQIKGNGTITKAIADMALEALDVDANGLDEMDNRILSTIINKFKGGPVGLTTIATACSEEADTIEEVYEPFLIKEGYIKRTSRGRECTELAYKHLKIVPPTRMGTLFD is encoded by the coding sequence ATGAGAGAAGATTATTTGAATCCTGAAGATGAAAACATGGTACCAGAGGAAGTAGAGTTTGAGAAAGCTCTGCGCCCCCTGTCCTTTGATGATTTTGCAGGCCAGCAAAAGGTGGTGGACAACATCAAGGTTTTCGTACTAGCCGCCAAGAGACGAGAGGAACCTTTGGATCATGTGTTGCTCCATGGCCCTCCAGGTTTGGGCAAGACGACCTTGTCACACATCATCTCCAACGAGTTAGGCGCAAGTATCAAGATTACTTCCGGTCCGGTACTGGACAAACCAGGAGATTTGGCTGGGTTGCTGACCAATTTGGAATCTGGTGATGTATTGTTCATAGATGAGATACATCGTCTCAATGCCGTCGTGGAGGAGTATCTCTATTCTGCTATGGAGGATTACAAAATAGACATCATGTTGGACTCTGGTCCGAATGCACGCTCTGTGCAGATAGGCTTGAATCCATTTACACTCATAGGTGCTACGACCCGTTCTGGACTGTTGACCTCTCCATTGAGAGCGCGTTTTGGGATCAATGCCCGCTTAGAATATTATGATTCTGATTTGTTGGCGAATATTGTCAAGCGTTCCTCAGCCATTTTGAACACACCCATAGATGACAATGCCGCACTAGAATTGGCCAGAAGGAGTCGAGGGACCCCACGTATCGCCAACAATCTGCTGCGTCGAACAAGAGATTTTGCTCAGATCAAAGGCAATGGCACCATCACCAAAGCCATCGCTGACATGGCTTTGGAAGCCTTGGATGTAGATGCCAATGGCTTGGACGAAATGGACAATCGCATTTTGTCAACGATCATCAACAAGTTCAAAGGAGGGCCAGTTGGATTGACCACTATCGCTACAGCGTGCAGCGAAGAGGCGGATACGATAGAGGAGGTCTATGAGCCATTTTTGATCAAAGAAGGCTACATCAAACGCACCAGCAGAGGTAGAGAGTGCACCGAATTGGCCTACAAGCATTTGAAAATCGTACCTCCTACACGGATGGGTACATTGTTTGATTGA
- a CDS encoding FAD:protein FMN transferase produces MQKRRLLLIVLALGILIVWRQLHKEDEAKVIHLTGTTMGVVPYSIKYIDMAGRDYQKQIDSILVDFNNSLSTYIPSSEISRFNARDTVTYETPYLMPILNISQEIYKKSYGAFDPTIGPLVNAWGFGPEKKLHLDSAFIDSLKQKIGFEKVFFDKKIATKQTGVYLDFSATAKGYAVDVIADYIYEQGIRNFMVEIGGEVVCRGKNNSETYWKIGIEKPEVSPERGQLFATTFIKNTALATSGNYRNYYEEGGRIISHTISPFTGYSIRHNLLSASIYAPNCALADGYATACMVLGLEKSIQMIEENPELEGFLIFSDENGKLNYYGSEKIMSSIEILK; encoded by the coding sequence ATGCAAAAGAGAAGGTTATTACTCATTGTTTTGGCACTAGGTATTTTGATTGTCTGGCGACAGTTACACAAAGAAGATGAAGCCAAGGTCATCCATCTCACAGGTACTACGATGGGCGTAGTACCCTATTCTATCAAATACATAGACATGGCAGGTAGAGATTACCAAAAGCAAATAGACTCTATTTTGGTAGACTTCAACAACTCTCTCTCTACCTACATCCCAAGTTCGGAGATTTCACGATTCAATGCACGAGACACGGTGACCTACGAAACGCCCTACTTGATGCCAATTTTGAATATCAGTCAAGAAATTTATAAAAAAAGCTACGGTGCGTTTGATCCTACCATCGGGCCGCTGGTCAATGCTTGGGGCTTTGGGCCTGAAAAAAAACTCCACTTGGACTCTGCATTCATAGATTCCCTCAAACAGAAAATAGGTTTTGAGAAAGTGTTCTTTGATAAGAAAATCGCAACCAAACAGACAGGTGTTTATCTGGATTTTAGTGCAACAGCCAAAGGCTATGCTGTCGATGTAATAGCTGACTATATCTATGAACAAGGCATCCGAAACTTCATGGTAGAAATTGGAGGAGAAGTAGTGTGCCGAGGCAAAAACAATTCGGAAACCTATTGGAAAATCGGAATTGAAAAACCAGAAGTGAGTCCAGAAAGAGGGCAACTATTTGCTACCACCTTTATCAAAAATACGGCACTGGCCACATCGGGCAATTACCGAAACTACTACGAGGAAGGAGGACGCATCATCTCTCACACAATCAGTCCATTTACGGGCTATTCCATCAGGCATAATCTCTTGAGTGCCTCTATCTATGCTCCCAATTGTGCTCTGGCCGATGGATATGCGACTGCTTGTATGGTACTGGGACTAGAAAAATCAATCCAAATGATCGAAGAAAACCCAGAACTCGAAGGGTTTTTGATTTTCTCGGATGAAAACGGAAAGCTCAACTACTATGGGTCAGAAAAAATCATGTCATCCATAGAAATATTGAAATAA
- a CDS encoding globin codes for MESAMKSLQLSYGRCASSPLFFKDFYDNFFNSSPLIKQKFIDTDMDAQRGLLRHGLSHLIMYAGGSHAAEMKVDRLAHSHSKTQLDIQPWMYDYWIKALMTTVKMHDRKFDESLSAIWEGALKMGIEKMIKAH; via the coding sequence ATGGAATCTGCGATGAAATCATTACAGTTGAGTTATGGAAGATGTGCCAGCTCTCCTCTTTTTTTTAAAGACTTTTATGACAATTTCTTTAACTCGTCACCTCTCATCAAGCAAAAATTCATTGATACGGACATGGATGCGCAAAGGGGTTTGTTGAGACATGGATTGTCTCACTTGATCATGTATGCGGGGGGCAGTCATGCTGCGGAAATGAAAGTGGATCGATTGGCACACTCACATTCTAAGACTCAGCTTGATATTCAACCTTGGATGTATGATTATTGGATCAAAGCACTCATGACAACAGTTAAAATGCATGATCGAAAGTTTGATGAGTCTCTCAGTGCTATTTGGGAAGGTGCATTGAAGATGGGAATAGAGAAGATGATCAAAGCTCATTGA